tcctttctccagcaaTCTTTGTCCAAGCAAGCTCAGGGCTGGCTATCGTACCTTGGCTGCCTGCAGCACTTCCACTCCAGCATCATTTAGTTGTCAATTATCAGTAGTTTTCAGCAGAAGATTTGGATCCAGCTTAAAATCGACTTGCATAAAACCTTCCCCTACAGAGCAAGAGCAGTCTACATGCCAGTGAGACAAACGGTCCTGATTTATTGCTCAGTTATTCTGCAGGGTAATCAAAAGCACCATAAGTCTGTCTCTGGTGCTAAATCCCATTGCTGCCTGCGTCAACTGCCCTTCTCCGGTGGATTGCACCTTGACTCCATCTCTGGTGCTAAACCCAGCACCATCCACACTGATGACCCTTCTCTGGTGCCATCCCACTGTTAACTCCAACTCTGGTGCTAAAACCAAGTGCTGACTGTCCTTCTCTGGTGCAATCTCACTCCAACCCCACCTCTGAAGCTAAATCCCAGCACCAATTGCCCTTCTGTGGTGCAATCTCACCTTAAATCCAACTCTGGAGCTAAATCCTAGTGCCACTCAGTGCAATCCCACTGTTCTCTGGAGCTAAATCCCAGCACCAACTGCCCTTTACCGATGCTATCCCAGTGCTTACTCCATCTCTGGAGCTAAACCCCAGCACTGACTGCCCTTTTCCACACCAGGCTGGAAGCCTTTGGCCACTGGAAGCCACTGCTGTCAGAGCCCTGCCAGAGCCAGCTCTGAGTGTGAGTGAGGAGACCAGCTTTGTGCGGCGGTTGGAGAGAGGAGTTAAAGCCTGTGGGTGCCCGGGGCCTGCTTCGTATCATTTGTGAAACCatagaattcatagaatcatagaattcataaaattcatagaatcacagaactcgcagaatcacttggttggaaaacacctttgagcccaccactaaactatccctgagcacctcatccccCCGCCTgttaacccctccagggctggggactcCACTGCACCCCCCGGGCTGAACGCCCctcgggggtgggggggcaggCGGGAGCCTCGGGAGGCCCCGCCCCGAGCGCCGATGGGCGCCGCCATCTTGCTCCTCCTACTGCACTGGGCGCCGCCATCTTGTGCCGTGCCCGTACGGCGCGGGCGCCGCCATCTTGTGCCCTCCCCGCTCGGCGTGTCCGGCCATGGCGGGGCTGCTGTGCCGCCTGCTCCTCTGTCTGGCGGCCGCCACCGCCGatttgctgctggaggaggcgCGGCGCTCCgtggatctcagcacccacctggCCAAGGTCTCGGCCGAGCTCAGCCTCGCCAACGCGCCGGGCGGCGCGGCCGCCTCCACCTTCCTGCTGGCGTTGGAACCCGGCCTGGAGCCGCACCTCGCCTACCTGGGCGTGCAGGTGAGCGCGTGCACGGGGGGGGAAGCGCGTGCACGGGGGGGGAAGCGCGTGCACGGGGGGGCTTGCGAGTGAGCGCGTGCACGGGGAGGAGACATGGAAGGGGGGCGCGTGCACGAGGGAAGGTCAGGGAGGGGGGCGCGTGCAGGTGAACGCGTGCACGGGGGGGGCCCGCGCGCACGGGGCGTGCTCGAGGAGGGGGCGTGCAGGTGAGCGCGTGCACGAGGGGGGGAGAGTGGTGGTGGGGGAGAGTGGGGGAGGCGCGTGCACGTGGGCGGGCGTGCCCGGCGCCCGTTCAGCCACGTCAGCGCAGCGCCCGGTGGGGTCGGAGGAGCGAGCGAGGAGTCATGGAATTGTTCgagctggaagggatctcagaGCTGAGCCAGTCCCgccctctgccacgggcagggacacctcccgctggatcagggactcccagccccgtccagcctggcctggagcacccccagggctggggcagccgcGGCTCccgccctcacaggaaaacatttcttcctagtctcttcctcatatctagtctaaatctgccagAGATGCCAGTGTTGTGCAGTGCTTGCATCCCCGGTGGGTGCGGGGTTTGGCCACTCACCCTTGGGGTGTTCGTACCACAGGGCTCGACTAAGCCCAGAGGTGTTTGCAGTGATCTCCTCTCCGCTTGCGGGCCGGGTCAGGTGCTCGTGGCCTGCTGGCTCCCCAGCAGCTGTAGGAAACCTACAAGAGAAACCACAGAGGCAGGTGACCAGGTCCTGTAATTACACCAGTTACAGTAACTGTGCTGGTTTGGGAACTTGGGAATGTTAGCAGCAATCTCCAGTATCCGTTCTTGCACACTGACCACGCGGCAATctgtattaatgaaaaatactgtaaaaaaagctttttaaaaataaagtaaatatctCTCAGCTTGTACTTTCTAGGAGGCACCCCCCTTTTAAAGGGGAAAGGGACCATGTGGCGTTTGCCTTGGATACGTTAGGCATTTTAAACAGCAGCACGCTGATCATTCTGTTGTTTTGGACCAGGtaaagggggaggaagaggaggagaacacCTTGGAAGTGAGGGAGACTAAAGTTAAGGGCAAAAGGTGAGTGTCACCCTCTTAAGGCCACTACTCAGAGTTGTGCATGGAGGTTCCACCATCTTCCTTGCAGTGGAGCAGAAATACTGTGCCAGTCCCATACACCTAGTTTTTTGTTCCTGAGAAAATCCAGTGAGTTCTGCACTCAGGCCTCATCTTAGGGTGCTACAGAGCCAGGGAGCACAGTTTGCGCAAGCAGCCAAACCAATTCCTGCAGCCCAAGAGACCTCAGTAGAAGTTGTTCCCCTCCCTCAAAGGCTCTTTCCTTTGGGGAGATAGCACATGTGGGTTTAGACCTCTGCACTGAATCCGCCACAAGCAGCACATACCTGCTTCTACAGCCACTCATGGCTGTGAATGAGGGGAGAGCATGTCTCAAATACAACTCAGCTGCCTTCTAGGGGCTCAGCTGTGCTCATTCTCTTGTACTCAGTGACTTAAGTAATGCCCTGTTCCTTTATTAAAGGACATCAGGTCAGAGAAGCATTACAGCTGTGGTCATGCTCTTACCCATTACTTCCTTTTGAGGTCTCAAATGATTAGCAGTGGTGATTGTGGAGAGACTGTAAGTGCTCTTTGGCTTTGTCCTCAGAGCACTGCTCATGGTCTTCCCTCTAAAATGGGAGACAGGTATTTTTGTGAAGCAAAGACTGTAATTGTGCCTGGACACAGGTCACCCTGTGCTGCCTCCTGTCCTGCTTCCCGCAGAGTAAGCACACCCATTGGAACAAGACATCTGTATGCCCTGGAGGAGCAAATACTGTCCCCAATCACATACGATATATGGGCTGTGTGGGCTCCCATCCACGGGGGATATTGCAGGGTTTGGATCTGATTGCTCTCTCCTGGGAGATCTCATACGACTTACCTGTTCTTGTCCCTTCCAGTGGAAAATTCTTCTCTGTGAAGCTGCCGTCTCCTTTGGCAGCCGGAGCCAAGGTCCGTGTGTCTGTTGAAATGGTTTTCACGCACGTCCTGCAGCCCTACCCCACCCACATCACCCAGAGCGAGAAGCAGTTTGTGGTCTTTGAAGGAAATCACTATTTCTACTCACCATACTTCACCAAGTCCCAAACGACCCGGGTCAAACTGGCTTCTAGGAATGTAGAGAGTTACACCAAGCTGGGTAACCCTTCCCGCACTGAAGACACGATTGAATATGGCCCCTTCAAGGACATTCCTCCGTACAGCCAGGTAAATGCATGTATAAAGGGGTGGCTCCAGCCCTCCTGTGTAGTCAGCTTCACCTCTCCACAGAGCCTGTCAAGGAGGTTTCTCTGCACGATGTGGAGACAGAAGATTGTGAGAGGAGGTTGCTCCTTACTTCAGGCCTAATagtttatctgttttctttgttaggACACTCTAAAGGTGCACTATGAAAATAACAGTCCATTCTTGACCATCACCAGTATGACCCGAGTCATCGAGGTGTCTCACTGGGGGAACATTGCAGTTGAAGAAACAGTTGATTTAAAGCACACAGGAGCGGTGCTGAAAGGCCCTTTCTCCAGATATGACTACCAGAGGCAGCCAGACAGCGGGATCTCTTCTGTCAAGTCTTTtaaggtttaatttttttttttttttttttttgctctggcTTCCTCCTTTCTTACATCCCCAGAGATGtaagtttttctttgctttgccttttctttggtAACCATACCCAAGTAATAACAGAATGTTAAAGCTCTGATCTGTTTTCAGAGAAGGCTCATGCTAGATAAGAATAGCTTCTGGAGCTAGAATTAGGAGGTTATATGCTTCATTGCATCTGTTGGCCAAACAAACTGCATATACTAGGGCAGGTAGCGTTTCTCCACCCTCCCACCACTGCAATCTCAGGGACCCTCTAAACCCCTAAATCCCTGCGTTGacagctctgctttcattttccaccATGCAAGGGCCATTCATCCTTTCCCCACCCTCTTATTTTCAGAGTTGCCTTATCTGTCATATCTTCATCATGCTGAGCAGCATTAATTGGAAACTCACTCATTCATTCCTTGCTCAGAAAGCACACAAGAGTTAAAGCTGTGGCTCTGCTAACCAGATGTGAAAAGCATTGTGGGCTTCCATCTGAACCAAAATCTTTTTCGCTGCTTGAAACCTCCAGGATTGATTGTTGTAATTCTCTGAGGTGGCGCAGCCAAacagaaatctcatttttgCTTGAGTGTGAAGCCAGCAAGCTCAGTGAGCTCAAGCAGCGGGCTGGAGTGAAAAGGGAATTGCTGTCCTGGTGGGCATGATGAGATCCCTTGCTGTCTGGGGTATTTGAAACTGGGCTGGAGAAAGCCCATTCATTTAGAGGCCAAGTGATTTTAGTGCTGGCAGCCACTTCTGTGGCTGATTGCTTAGGATAGCACAATTTTACCACTCAGTGCAACTGAATGGCCATTTTGTCATCTTTCACATGGGAGCACAGTTTCTTGATGCTTAACAGCCGTTATTGGTTTTCCCAGTTTCCTTGGAAATAACTCTTAGCTCATGTGCTGCCTTGCTTCTTTCCACACAGACCattctcccagctgctgctcaggaTGTCTATTACCGAGATGAAATTGGAAACATCTCCACCAGCCACCTCCTTGTCCTGGATGACTCTGTGGAGATGGAGATCCGTCCCCGCTTCCCACTTTTTGGGGGATGGAAAACCCATTACATTATTGGCTATAACCTGCCAAGCTACGAATACCTCTACAATCTCGGTGGGTGGCACAAGAGAAGGGAGTAAGATTTCATCTATGTTTAAAGGTGTTTGCTGTGAAGTAAAGAATTCAAAGCTGTGGTATGCTGCACCTTAGCAAAAACAGTTGCTGGAATATGCAAATCCaccttcttttctgtgctttcatcAGGTTTTTGTAGACTTCTGGTTAAAATATACTTGAGGGAGGTGGTGCCCCCTGCTGCCCAATGCATCCATCCAAATTCTGCTCTCGCTTTTGTTAGGAGCTGAGCTTCAAGCTTGTCCCGTGTCCTTTGAGGAACTGTAACCATTCTCTGGTCTGCACTTCCTTAGGTGATCAGTATGCCCTGAAAATGAGGTTTGTCGACCACGTGTTTGATGAGCAAGTTACCGACTCTCTGACAGTCAAGATCGTCCTGCCAGAAGGTGCTAAGTAAGTGTCATTACTCTGGCTTGTTAGTGCAGACAATACTGTATTGGTGGCAATTCTCCAGCCTAGTCTGATGGCCTGAGggcagtaaaacaaaaccatgaCTATGCATGTGCAGGAGACCTTGGAACACAGCTTTGCTTCCTTTTAAAGTGTTGTTTAAACTGCATAATTGGCCTTGTGCTAGAGGCCACAGTTGGCCAGCCAAGTCCTAGGTTACATCATCACAAACACTGTAGAGTCATATGGAACTTCCTGGTTTTATCCACAGGAACATCCATGTGGACAGCCCCTACGAAATCAATCGTGCTTCAGACGAGCTTCACTACACTTACCTGGACACTTTTGGACGCCCGGTTATTGTGGCACACAAGAGCAACCTGGTGGAGCAGCACATCCAAGACATTGTGGTGAGTGTAGTCTCTGTGAGTGGTTTGCCTGAGCGGTTGTGCTTCCTCTGAATTCATCAGCATGGTCCTAACACCCTTATTAGGATGCCTGAGAAGAGGAGTTCTCTCCACATTAGGGATCACTGCTCAGTGTTTTGAACTTCTCTTCTAGGTTCATTACACCTTCAACAAAATCTTGATGCTGCAGGAGCCTCTGTTGGTGGTTGGAGCCTTTTACATCTTGTTCTTCACTGTGATCGTCTATGTGAGGCTGGATTTCTCCATCACTAAGGTGCAGTATGATGAAAGGCCCTGTGGGAGCATTAATGGCTTACTTGGCTCACAGCTGGAGATTTTCTATACCAATAATTCTCACTTCCTTCCAATTGGATATTTTACCAGATGCTTAAATGGAGCCTTGTTTTTATGTTGCTTGAGCACTGATACTCCTGCAGGCTTTGAACTGATGTGCTAAGGCTAACCAGAGTTTTGCATTCTGGATAAAAAGGAATCCCTCCCTGAGAAGCTGGGATGTCTGCAATTCTCCTTTGGTGATGCTTTCACTTCCTTTTTGTTAGGCTGTTTTTGGGATAGACTGAGTGCTGGAAGGTGCTTGCCCTAGTCATTACTTGTACACTTAATTACTGTCAGATGATTTCACTGCAAAGGGAATAGTTTCTGTAGCAGTCCTGTGACAGATTGCAAGCATGGTTTCATGCAGATCAAGGATATGACTGCTTTGATCTTCTCCACTGCCCTCTTGCAGGATCCAGCTGCTGAAGCTAGGATGAAGGTTGCCTGCATCACAGAGCAAGTACTTACTCTGGTGAACAAGAGACTTGGGCTGTACCGTCACTTTGATGAAGCAGTGAATAAATATAAGCAGTCACGGGACCTCTCCACCCTGAACAGTGGCAAAAAGTCTTTGGAGACGGAACACAAGGCCTTGACAAATGAAATAGCTTCTCTGCAGTCTAAACTGAAGACAGAAGGCTCTGACTTGTGTGATAAAGTAAGAAatcctaactttttttttttttaagctcttctATTCTTGGCTTCATCAGGTATTCTAGGTGAGTTTTAATTTGGGCATTAGTTTCTGCAacctgtaatttatttttttcctctgaaaatggCTCAATCCCTGCCAGGGAGTGCGAAGatcattttattctgtttgcagTAATCTTGGTTATGCAGCCCTGTAAGTGCTGCTGGTAAACAGCCCTTGAGCCAGCAGCATGAGTACAGATTAATGCCTTTGTAACACAATCCTGATGCTTCTCATTAAGCTCGTGGCAGCAAAAAGTGGAAACTATCCACGTTATCAGTTCCGACTTTACTACTGACAACAGCTAAACCAAAATCTTCTCCCTCATCTCTTATTTTCTTGCACATGTGAGTTTTGTGCTGACAGAACTGTGGTAACGCGATGCTCCTCAGGAGGTGCTTCACTGTGCTATGTTGAAAGCCATGGCACGGGGAGCACACACTCACTATCCTTTCTTCCCACCACTGTATTTCAACACTTACCTGGAACAGCCACTTAACTCCAAGTGAGGGACACTTTAACCTCCAACATCCATTCAAACAGCAGCCACATTGCTTAATCTGTTACTCACTCAAAGAGTAGTTCTGTCATTGCAGACCTGTTTCTCGCACATCGTTAACTGTAGGGGGACAGCCTCCAGCTGTCATAGTTGTGATTTAGCTTGAAGCCTTTAAAATCTGTCATAAACACTGTTTAACAGTCATTGCACCTGTTTCCTGCCAGTATGGCTCCTGGATCCTCAGAGCCCCTTTATCTGCGCTGCTTAATTATCCATTCGTGAGATGTTTCTCGTAATGTGATGCCAAGGAGAGGTGATGGCTGAGGAGGCAGTATTTGGGGATTGGAAGCGTTTCCACTTAGCACTGCCTTAATCTTTTGCTCCAGCTTTACCATTTCTTCTATTCTAGCTTCACTGTAGGGATGTTTTCTGTCTCCTCTAATACACCCTTTGTTTCTTACTCTTGTAAGGTAAGTGAGATTCAGAAGCTCGATGGCCAAGTCAAGGAACTCGTTCTGAAGTCCTCGGTTGAGGCTGAGCGGCTTGTAGCTGGCAAGCTCAAGAAGGACACGTACATCGAGAATGAGAAGATGCATTCCAACAAGCGCCAGGACCTGGTCACCAAAATTGACAACATTCTTGATGCTTTGTAACTGCCTGGTTTTGTGAGCCGGTGGAGGGGAGAGGTATGAAGGGAGATGAGAAACCTGGGAGTGGATAAGCTTTGAGCCAAAACTCCTTCCCAGCAAAATTAGGGGAAAAGTTGATGTGGAATGTCTGAAAGtatattttgggttttgattttttgtgTAGAGCCTGTCTGCTCAGCAACAAGTGCTGTGCAAGGGACCATGACATCATGCTGTTTGGCTGGGTAACAGGGTTTCTTTACCAGAGCTGAGACTCAGCCAGGTTATAAGTGTCTCTCGCTTTTGGTTTTCCCTGTATAGATGTGCCCTGACTAAACGCACACAAACAGCTGATCTGAGCAGACACGCTCATGGCAAATATGGATATTGCATCtccagaaagaataaaagacaCCTTTGTTCTACTTTGAAGTACAGCTGACACTGCCTCGCCTGTACGTGTTGTGCCAGCAtggggggaggcagaggggctgcatAGCCCCTTCATGCTCCTGGGCAGGCAGTGCAGTTTTCTAGGGAGCAGAGTTCAGCCCTGACTGCTCCTGCTTCCTGTCAGCTCCAAAACTCTGACACCCCACAAGTCCCTGACCCAAGCAGGGAAGAAAGACAAGCACTTGTTCCCTGGGGTCATGCATGCACCTACATCCTGACAGAGCACAAAAATACACAATGCAGGCCTCTCTGGCTTGCTTCTTGCCACATGTGCTTTCCTGCAGTGTGTGACAGCAGTCCCTGTATCTCTTGTGCTCCCTAAGTAGGCCCTTATCGACACCTGGATACCCTGAGGTGTGTGTGCAGCTCCCTGATAATTTCAGACTCATAAGAAATTTATTCCTGTGTGCCTCTGCTTCAGTGTGCTGTTAAACTCCCTGGAGCTGGACTGCGATATGGGTCTCCTCTACTGCAATTGCATGGCTTAGTTGTTTACCAAAGCAGTTTGAGATCCCAATACAGAAAGAACGAGAAAAGAGCAGAATAGGCTGTGTCCCTCTGCCTTCTTTCTCACTGATGCCATACCCTGACCTGTGGGTGAAGGCAGATGCTGCAAGTGGAAGCAGATTCTGCAAGTGGATGTTTCTGCAGGGCAGGGGTGGTTAAGTGGTGTACAGCCATGTCCATTGGGCATCCATAGCCATCTGCAGGAAATACACttggcagaggagctggaggctgcTTACAAACTGGACAAAACACTGTGGCTATGCCATAGGGCGATCTGAGCTGCACACCAAGGATGCTAGTGCCAAAAGTGGTTGTGCTGGGGGGTGGAGGTGGTGTCACAGTTCCTGCTCTGGCTCTGCATGAGGCTTGGGGCAGAAATGGCCCATGTGGCCCTGTGCTGTCTGCAAAGCCCTGAACCTGGACCCACGCAAGTAGCTGGACACCTTGCAGCCCTTGCCAGgcctcctgcactgcctgtCTGTTCCTCAGTCCCAGGCCCTTGGAGTTGAGGTGTCTGTCACAGACCTTGTGCTGCCTTgccctttcctgcagctcttaTCTTGGATAAAAGTGGTCCTTGTCCTCTACTGGGATGATTTTTGGGATGATTTACTCTTTAGAGAGGATGCAGTTGGTAGGAGAGCCTTTTGCCCTAGGCCTCAGCTTCGCAAGTGGGTGCATCTGGAGTGCTTTGCTGCAGGCCTGAGGCTACGCGCTCCCCACACTGTGTGCCTGgtgccagctccctcccctgcccACAAACCTCACCCTGCAGTGCAGTGGGCAAGCCTAGAtcccctctgcctctctgctcttgtGCAGGTGCTATTGGACACCCTGGAACCATGAGTCCTGCCTGACCAGGGTAGGGGTGGGCAACAGctaaaatcaaagaaatcaTTAACCCATTAGGCCAAAACACGAGCACAATACTCGGGAAGGCACCGGGGCATCTTGCAGCTGGGGCAATGCAGACAGGTCCAGGAAAAGGAGAAGTGTGATCAAACTGATGATCCCGGAGGCATCCCTAATTTTCCATTCTCCCTGGCAGAGGGAGGGCAGTGGCACACAGCTTTCCCCACATCCCACCTCTGCCTGGCTTCCCAGGTAGCCCAGACCTTCTGAGAGTGCCCATCACATTAAAGTCCCTTTGCATTGATGGTATGTCTCTGTCTTTCCCTCTCTATCCCAAGGATCTGCTTGATCAGCGCACACCTCAGGGCTGCTGGGCAACTTCAGAGCCTGATTGTTAATGGaagccagagctgcagaggcagcagctatAAATAGGGAGGATGAATGCACCCAGCCCCAGCTAAAAAGGCCTCTGGTCCCTAAGGAGATCTGCCCCAATTCCAAAGGCTGAGAATAAAACGGCTGCTGCAAGAAGCAATGCTTTACTCCTCTCCCACACCTCCCTTCTGCCCTCTCTGGGTGGGCCCAGCCCCCTGTGCTGCGGCACCCTGAGCCCCCCCGAGCCCATTCTgcccccagcactgctcctTCAAGGCCAGCTCATGCCCAGGGAAAGGACAACTCGGGGCATGTGGCTGAGGGACATCCCCATTCCAGAACTAAGAGTGGGTCCTTGGGGCAAGCAGGAAGATCCCCATGGGGACAGGCTCTCACTCCTACATACTTTTCAACTGGGTTATGAAATGGGACAGACATCCCCCAAGGTTGATGTCAACCCCTGGAGGGGTCTCGCAACCTTTGTGTCTGCTCTCCTGTGCCAGCTACCTCCAGGGCTGCttggggagcagcagcaaagaggcACCCCAAAGCATACAGCCTCCCTGCCAAGCCCCACAGAAAGAGGAGCTGGGCCTCCACAACCTGTGGCAACAGCCCAGAGCAGCACCTACATTGGGGAACCCCCTCaacaaacacacagaagcagAGCGACCTAGAAATCAGAGCAATTTCTGTATTCCTGCAAATTTACTCctaaaaataaactagaaaaggaggaggaaggaaaaccaTAGCACCTACCAGGAGGCTAAGGTACTGCAGGAACTGGAGGAGAGCCAGAGCAAGGGCACCTGATGACAATAAATGGATCAATTAGGTCTACAGCTGCTTATCTGCTGAATTTAAAAGGGGCAGTCTCCAATTcatggggtgggaggaggaatgTGGAGGGTTGTTGGGTTAGGAAGACAGTCAGCTTTCCACCTCCTGCTATTCTCCTCACCTCTGAGGGTCTGGAGGGATCTGACTTCAGAATCTCTTTTATGGCTGTGTTTTACAAATCATCAATGCATCTAAGAAGGTTTCAAAATGATCTCCCTTCTCCCAGTGACAAGCAGAGCCAGACACATCTCCCAAGGTGCTTGCTGAGGGTGGGCCTCAgaaggggctgctgcaggccaaCCTGAAAGCATCCACATCAGCAGAGCCATCAGGGAGTTCAGTGTCTTCTCCACGTGTGTCAGACCATCCTTTCTTTGCTCCTGCAGCCATTGCATGCTTCAGCCAATGTCACAATGCTGGCCTCCCCCACCAGGGCCAGTCCAGCAGGTCCCTGGCCT
This DNA window, taken from Cuculus canorus isolate bCucCan1 chromosome 11, bCucCan1.pri, whole genome shotgun sequence, encodes the following:
- the RPN1 gene encoding dolichyl-diphosphooligosaccharide--protein glycosyltransferase subunit 1; this encodes MAGLLCRLLLCLAAATADLLLEEARRSVDLSTHLAKVSAELSLANAPGGAAASTFLLALEPGLEPHLAYLGVQVKGEEEEENTLEVRETKVKGKSGKFFSVKLPSPLAAGAKVRVSVEMVFTHVLQPYPTHITQSEKQFVVFEGNHYFYSPYFTKSQTTRVKLASRNVESYTKLGNPSRTEDTIEYGPFKDIPPYSQDTLKVHYENNSPFLTITSMTRVIEVSHWGNIAVEETVDLKHTGAVLKGPFSRYDYQRQPDSGISSVKSFKTILPAAAQDVYYRDEIGNISTSHLLVLDDSVEMEIRPRFPLFGGWKTHYIIGYNLPSYEYLYNLGDQYALKMRFVDHVFDEQVTDSLTVKIVLPEGAKNIHVDSPYEINRASDELHYTYLDTFGRPVIVAHKSNLVEQHIQDIVVHYTFNKILMLQEPLLVVGAFYILFFTVIVYVRLDFSITKDPAAEARMKVACITEQVLTLVNKRLGLYRHFDEAVNKYKQSRDLSTLNSGKKSLETEHKALTNEIASLQSKLKTEGSDLCDKVSEIQKLDGQVKELVLKSSVEAERLVAGKLKKDTYIENEKMHSNKRQDLVTKIDNILDAL